The Candidatus Nanohalovita haloferacivicina genome has a window encoding:
- a CDS encoding AI-2E family transporter, whose amino-acid sequence MNRKKAFLFLAMGVTGVLIFLMISPYLGYLLTGGILAFMLHPAKRFFDNYTKYSAAAVIMMTFLMAVFPLVLTAGAVANDASDMVSTLETADLSLDVIDNRITQLTGQDVQLEERLKSSIQTIGSTVLSSTSEIVDTASNFLIGISLLLFLQYYLLKEGEELVEWSKNLDLMPTELQNDLYQKTADTTRTVIKGHVITAAVSGLVAGVGLYIAGISNVFFWTFMMMILGLIPLVGTALVWVPAAAYLLLNGNIYPGLFLLAYGAAIVGSVDNFLRPFLVDESADLHPLFIILGVIGGIGVFGPIGVFVGPVLFGLGKSLVTIYIQHYEEFQ is encoded by the coding sequence ATGAACCGGAAGAAGGCCTTTCTATTCCTTGCAATGGGAGTTACAGGAGTACTGATCTTCCTGATGATATCTCCTTACCTGGGCTATCTGCTTACAGGAGGAATACTGGCCTTTATGCTGCATCCAGCGAAAAGATTTTTCGATAACTACACCAAGTACTCGGCAGCGGCCGTAATAATGATGACATTTCTCATGGCGGTTTTCCCACTGGTACTGACAGCTGGAGCAGTAGCGAACGATGCCAGCGACATGGTATCAACTCTGGAGACAGCAGACCTCAGCCTTGATGTAATCGATAATAGAATAACACAGTTAACAGGCCAGGACGTACAGCTGGAGGAAAGACTGAAGTCCTCAATACAGACAATAGGATCAACAGTACTCTCAAGCACATCAGAAATAGTTGACACAGCCAGCAACTTCTTGATAGGAATATCCCTACTACTATTCCTCCAGTACTACCTACTGAAAGAAGGAGAAGAACTGGTCGAATGGTCGAAAAACCTGGATCTCATGCCAACAGAACTGCAAAACGACCTATACCAGAAAACAGCAGACACCACCAGAACAGTCATCAAAGGCCACGTAATAACAGCAGCAGTATCAGGCCTCGTAGCAGGAGTAGGCCTATACATAGCAGGAATCTCCAACGTATTCTTCTGGACATTCATGATGATGATACTCGGCCTCATACCGCTAGTAGGAACAGCACTGGTATGGGTACCAGCCGCAGCATACCTTCTACTCAACGGCAACATCTACCCCGGCCTCTTCCTGCTCGCGTACGGAGCAGCAATAGTAGGATCAGTAGACAACTTCCTCAGGCCTTTCCTCGTGGACGAAAGCGCCGACCTGCACCCATTATTCATAATTCTGGGAGTAATCGGGGGTATCGGAGTATTCGGCCCTATAGGAGTATTCGTAGGCCCAGTACTGTTCGGCCTCGGAAAATCACTGGTCACAATCTACATCCAGCACTACGAGGAATTCCAGTAA
- a CDS encoding peptidylprolyl isomerase: MAKEVRASHILVDNEEHAKQIKLELERNEDKDFAEMAREKSEGPSRDNGGDLGFFSRGDMVKPFERKAFDMEVGEVSDPVQTEFGWHLIKKTEER, from the coding sequence ATGGCAAAAGAAGTACGTGCATCACACATCCTCGTCGACAACGAGGAACACGCCAAACAGATCAAACTTGAACTGGAAAGAAACGAAGACAAAGACTTCGCAGAAATGGCCAGAGAAAAAAGCGAAGGCCCATCCAGAGACAACGGCGGAGACCTCGGATTCTTCAGCAGAGGAGACATGGTCAAACCATTCGAAAGAAAGGCCTTCGACATGGAAGTAGGAGAAGTATCGGATCCTGTCCAGACAGAATTCGGATGGCACCTAATCAAGAAAACCGAGGAAAGATAA
- a CDS encoding UPF0489 family protein yields MAFDYSDLQDYGGVMTGSEIGTIRQPEVVEGDYTDLDYGVVVPEGLDDVTVSDVESFNSENNDAFVRLDQYVLDLDDDVFYVDDHNHALAGWLAASNENVLEGDTVLLHLDDHYDGEMPEPFFPPESVGEAEQLIGDMIQINEFIYPAEQWGLVDETVNWGVENKNQQLLHRDFGESSLILDLDLDVFNGVESPGPIYRMIGGLMDEADFTTVATSPGYILQEEALTHLENIMEKR; encoded by the coding sequence ATGGCCTTTGACTACAGTGATTTGCAGGATTATGGCGGTGTGATGACTGGTTCCGAGATTGGAACTATTCGTCAGCCTGAAGTTGTCGAAGGAGACTACACTGATCTGGATTATGGTGTAGTGGTTCCTGAGGGCCTTGATGATGTCACGGTTTCCGATGTTGAGAGCTTTAACAGTGAGAATAATGATGCTTTTGTCAGGCTTGACCAGTATGTTCTTGATCTGGATGACGATGTTTTCTACGTTGATGATCATAATCATGCGCTGGCTGGTTGGCTTGCGGCCTCGAATGAAAATGTTCTGGAAGGAGATACAGTTCTTCTTCACTTGGATGATCACTATGATGGCGAAATGCCAGAGCCTTTCTTCCCTCCTGAATCTGTGGGAGAGGCCGAGCAGTTGATCGGTGATATGATTCAGATAAATGAGTTTATCTATCCTGCTGAGCAGTGGGGCCTAGTTGATGAGACCGTTAACTGGGGTGTTGAGAACAAGAATCAGCAGCTTCTGCACAGAGACTTTGGTGAATCCTCTTTAATCCTGGATCTTGATCTCGATGTTTTCAACGGTGTGGAAAGTCCGGGACCGATTTATCGAATGATTGGAGGATTAATGGATGAGGCTGACTTTACTACTGTAGCTACCAGTCCTGGATATATTTTGCAGGAAGAGGCCCTGACTCATTTAGAAAATATAATGGAGAAAAGATAA
- a CDS encoding 30S ribosomal protein S13, protein MSETKEIVRIARTGIDGTKTVDEALTGLKGVGNMYAHAVAEEMGLENEKIGDLDDESIDEVEEKLKNPDSLDLPEWLLNRRKDRDEGDNQHLIESDLELKKEFDIRRLKEIDSYKGWRHSIGLPVRGQKTKSSFRSGGKIGVSRARIQDEAEPSGDE, encoded by the coding sequence ATGTCAGAAACCAAAGAGATTGTAAGGATTGCAAGAACCGGAATCGATGGTACAAAAACAGTAGATGAAGCCTTGACAGGCCTCAAAGGAGTCGGCAACATGTACGCACACGCAGTAGCCGAAGAAATGGGCCTCGAAAATGAAAAGATAGGCGACCTCGACGACGAATCTATCGATGAGGTAGAAGAGAAGCTTAAGAATCCTGACAGTCTTGACCTTCCAGAATGGCTTCTGAACAGAAGGAAGGACAGAGATGAAGGAGACAACCAACACTTAATCGAATCAGACCTAGAACTGAAGAAGGAATTCGACATCAGAAGACTAAAAGAAATCGATTCCTACAAAGGATGGAGACACTCCATCGGGCTACCCGTACGCGGACAGAAGACCAAATCTTCATTCAGATCCGGCGGTAAAATCGGAGTATCAAGAGCAAGAATTCAGGACGAAGCAGAACCGTCCGGCGACGAATAG
- a CDS encoding 30S ribosomal protein S4, giving the protein MVKKLTKQYETPSEGWSEERIQEEDQLSEEYGLKNKREIYKAQSELRALRREARKLASEDDEERRKEVIGKANRLGLIREDAGLEEILTLNVTDILDRRLQTAVNRRGYSDTANEARQLVNHGHVYVDGQKVTVPGYMLTQEEEKKVEVQLPEPSEEPEETGEAEEVEETENTEEESEEQEGEE; this is encoded by the coding sequence ATGGTTAAGAAGCTAACAAAACAATACGAAACACCAAGCGAAGGCTGGAGCGAAGAAAGAATCCAGGAAGAAGACCAGCTAAGTGAAGAATACGGCCTCAAAAACAAGAGAGAAATCTACAAAGCACAGAGCGAACTAAGAGCACTCAGAAGAGAGGCCCGTAAACTTGCATCAGAAGACGACGAAGAAAGAAGAAAAGAAGTAATCGGAAAGGCCAACAGACTAGGCCTCATCAGAGAAGATGCAGGACTTGAAGAAATACTAACACTAAACGTTACAGACATTCTCGACAGGAGACTTCAGACAGCAGTAAACAGAAGAGGTTACTCAGACACTGCAAACGAAGCAAGACAGCTTGTCAACCACGGCCACGTCTACGTAGACGGCCAGAAAGTAACTGTTCCTGGATACATGCTTACACAGGAAGAGGAGAAAAAGGTTGAAGTACAGCTACCTGAACCTTCTGAAGAACCAGAAGAAACCGGGGAAGCTGAAGAAGTCGAGGAAACCGAAAACACTGAAGAAGAATCAGAAGAACAGGAAGGTGAAGAATAA